The Mycteria americana isolate JAX WOST 10 ecotype Jacksonville Zoo and Gardens chromosome 16, USCA_MyAme_1.0, whole genome shotgun sequence DNA segment CTGCAAGTTCTTGTTCTCACGCTTCAGCGTTTCCAGCTGGTCCAAGGACTCCTCATAGGCATTCTTCATCTTAAACAGCTCCGTGCTGAGAGAGCGAGACTCCTTCTGGGAGGCTTCCAGCTCAGCCTGTGTTTCCTCATACTTCTGCTTCCATTCTGCCAGGATCTGAAGAGAAAGGAGGCGTGAGTACGGATGTGGCAATCACgaggggatgctctgcccaggagccccaGGTCTGGAGCCCAAAAGACCTTGTCAAagttcttctgtttcttatcCAGAGCTGCGCAGGCAGCATTTGATCGCTCCACGTCAATCATCAGGTCCTCCACTTCgttctgcagcctctgctttgtcttttccaggGAAGCACATTTGGCATTGACAGCTTCAACAtgttcctctgcctcctgcaggcGCTGGGCCAGCTTCTTCCTGGGAGGTGGTAAGCACAGCTCATAACTGGGGACTAAAATGGacattgttttttcattttcactataGCGCTGAGGCACAGTGCAGTATTTGGTCCCCACGCACACGTTGCAGTCTATCCCAGCCAgtcatttttcttccatctttcttttcccagcGTCTAGCTATCCCTGTGCCCTCTGCACACACCACACATTGCCTTTCTCTTGCATTCTCTGTCATGTAGCctattttccttgtgtttttcaaAACTGCATTCTTTATAGTACgtatttctgtttcataaaactCCTCCCCAACCTACTACCAGGCTTTTGCCTTTCAGTATCTCAGTGTTCTCTTCAAATTTCCATTACTGGTTTCTGCCAGccttccccaccttccccacGTACttggcctcctccagctcctccgtgCGCTGAATAGCGTCCGTCTCGTATTTGGTTCTCCACTGGGCCACTTCGCTGTTGGCCTTGGACAGGGCACGCTGCAGCTCTCCCTtggcttcctgctcctcctcataTTGTTCCCGGAGCAAGTCACAATCATGGCGAGCAGACTGCAAGCCATGAGCCAGGGCATTCTTGGCCTGGTGGTAAAAAGATTGCAATAAGGAGTAGATGTATCCTGGGAAATTTTCTCTTACTGGCACTTAAGACACTGGAATATGTCACAGAGAAATGGTGATTAACTGactgcatgaaaaaaagaaaagccaaggtCTGGTATACTGCAAAAAGCTGGGAGTCCTGCACTGACAGGGCCTAGATTGCATGACCTAATGGGATGTTTTGAACTTTTAATTAGATCACCTTTTGAACTCTCGAACACTGCACCAAAAACAATGTGacgtaaaatatttatttcacatgtAACACGAAATATCTTCACCTTTATCTCTTCCTCTAGTTGCCGCTTCAGTTCTTCAATCTGCTGGGTGAAAGCCTGTTTCCCTCTAGACAGCTGAGAAATTAAAGCATCTTTTTCCTCCACCTGGCGTGCATATTCACCTGGAAAAGtttgtaattaagaaaatattttaacagctaaGAGAGTCATTTAGGGGGTTCTCACATTTCCAATGTAGAGACGGAAGTGCCATACCAGATTCTGTCTGCAGACGAGCTCTTTGAGCACTGAGATCACTGATCATTCGCTGATTCTGCTCctcctttgttttaaattcacTTAGTTGGTCTTCCAGAGTGCGGCACATCTTCTCCAGGTTTGCCTAGGTGTCAATCACGCATAACAAAATAGAGTTAATACCTCGATTGTGCCTTAGTTACAGCAGGAAAATGTGTCCAGAAGATGCAGTTTACATATCTGCAGATTATCTGCATATGTCCACTGTTCGATATATTAGATTTGGGGAAAATAGTTATATTATAACCTGATAATAGTTAAATAAGATAAGATTAAACACAAATATTACATTGTTTTCAAATTACTATTAAAAGTATTTGTGTACCTTGGCCTTGGAGACTGTCTCCATGTTACTGGCCAAGTCATCAATCTCCATCTTCAGCtcactcttctccttctccagcttctgcttcacTCGTTGCAGGTTGTCAATCTGCTCCCCAAGCTCAGCTGTGCTGTCAGCGTGCTTCTTCCGCAGGGTGGCAGCCGTGGCTTCGTGCTGCAGTGTGGCCTCTTCGAGGTCACGACGCATCTTCTGGAATTCTGCCTCACGCTTCTTGTTCATCTCAATCTGAGCTGTGGTGGCCCCTCCTGCTTCTTCCAGGCGCTCGCTGATCTCCTCTAGCTCCCTCGAGAGGTCAGCCCgatgcttctctgcttttgcccGAGAGGTTCGCTCTGCCTCAATTTCCTCCTCCAGTTCCTCAATACGAGCCTGTGGAACATTAGGGACCCTTCACACCCATGCCCTCCTCCTACCTCATGTCTTTctgaagggcagaagagaaggaagagagacttgCCTGCAGCTCCTTGATCTTCTTCTGTAATTGGATGCCCAGAAGTTGCTCATCCTCAATTTTGCTCTGGATTTGGCTGATTTCAAAGTCTTTCCTTTGCACAAAGCAAATGGTGTTAGAGcgcaaagaaaaaagacaagtacACCAGCCCGGCACTCAGGTGCCCCACAGCCACACTTacttcttcagtttctcatccagctgctgcttaTCGTTTTCTAAATCCATTATGCTGTCATGGGCCAGCTTCAGGTCTCCTTCGAGTTTCCGCTTAGCTCTCTCAAGGTCCATGCGCAGCTTCTTCTCTTGCTCCAGGGACCCTTCCAGCTATAAAGAACAAGACCATCAGTGCTCTACCAGCCACGTCTAACTCCATCCCTGTCCTTTTCTTGATGTATGCCTCTGTGCTTACATCGtccacttgctgctccagcttggtTTTAGCTTTGGTCAGAGTATTGACTTTGTCCTCTTCTGCCTGCAGGTCATCCAGCGTCTGCTGATGGGCCTCTTGGagggctttcttctcttttgtcagCTTCACAATGGTCTCATCCAGGGCTGCCATCTCCTCTGTGAGGTTTTTTACCTTTGAGAAGAAGGGAGCAAGTGCAgataaaaaatgttgtttaaaacttTATACTGTATAACAAAACAGAGGTGTTTTCTGGAGTGAGAGTGACATCTTCTGCCTCATACCTTGTTTTCAGTGGCATGTTTTTCCTTCTCAACCTTGGCCAGTGTTAACTCAAGGTCATCAAtatctttcttcagctctgaacaTTCATcctccagtttccttttcttgGCTGTCAGCTCAGCATTaatttcctcctcatcctcagcccTTTCAGTCACTTCTTTAACTTTAGCTTCCagctggattttggttttgatgaGCTGGTCACATCTTTCCTCAGCATCAGCCAAAGCATCAGCTTCCTGGTGGGAAAATACCGTTTTTAGGGATATGTTTTTTGAGAGAATATCGAGATGCTTACCTTCATAATTGAGAGTCCTGGATAGCAATTTTGTAGTTAGTATTTGGTTTATGTTGCAATAGAATGAAATATAATACAGAATTGATTTTACATCGTTCGTTTTGAAACAGCCAGTTTtgaaagctaaaacaaaacaaaattcttttcaATCTACATGAAGGCCCGAGTATTTACATAATTGTGCAAGGTATAGAATCCAATCTTATGCCCTAGTATCAAACATCAGAACAAAGTACATAAATTTGGGGTTAATCATAGGAATATCTATCTCCCACAGTTATGAAGTGCCAAATGATAGCCATTGCCAAGATACATATAAATACCAAAGTCACAGTTATGCTCACATCATTCCTGCATTTCTCCTTATTTCACCCTACTGTCTTTTTGGAGCAACTGTTTCTGATGTAGATTTTCATCACCACGGCCCCAAAATACTCAGCACCTAGCAGCCTTGGCTTTTCTCTGTGAGACCCTCATCagctaagaagaaaaagagttggtGGAAAATTTGTCTCTCGGCTTTTTTTGCAACAGATGTCCTGTGCTATTTGTTATCTTTTGTCTCAAGTTTCAGTCTAGCAGaaataatatgaaagaaaaatgataattttagcagtgagtggatttttttcatctttttacaGTTCAAGATCCTTTAAAAATTGGGCATGTAAATTTTCCTATATGTCACATATGCTCCATAGTATTACCTTGAGGATACAGTCTTTTCTATTCTATGAATGATTTAATTTAGAAACCACAGCATTACAACACCACAGATGTACCACATAATTTTATGTAATGATTCTGAGTGATTTAGGAGGGCAAGTGAGAATATTAAATTCTGCTTACTATCAGTTAGTTCAGTATTACAACATAGTAATGTTTGTAACAGCTAAGCCACCACctacaccagaaaaaaaaccaagttatcTTGTTTAATTGGAgaataaagagaggaaaggaatgtCCTCTTAACTTGTCCTAATCATGTGTGTATACGGATAGGTGTACTCAGTTTTGGAGAGGTAGGAAAAAATTACTGGAAGAACAAACATTATACTAATAAAAGTAAAGTTTCTTGATTGCTCTGATGCAGCTTAACTGAATGTAAATGATAAAGACCCCAGCATACACCATAGAAAAGTCTCACCCATGTAATACCTTGACTACAGCCTCCTGACAGTCCGTATTGAAGCTAGTTACATTTTGAAGAGCACCGCTTAATGAAATACAATTGAATTGAATTAAATTGTAGTTTCTATGTGTCTTTTGAAAATGTAGTTGTAAATATCAGTCACAGTTCACTGATAGTCACAGTTCAGTTAGGATGATGCACACTGGTAGTACTCACAGCCTGCACTTGGAGCTGCAGATCGTTTTTCTCCTGCATCAGTTtcaccattttctcctccagctctttcctctttgcctcagactttgcaAGCTCTTCCTTGGTTTTCTCAAACTCTTGTTTCATGTTGGCCATCTCCTTCTCAGATTCTGCACTCTTCAGCAAGGGCTTGATCTTGAAGAACAGCTTCATCCAGGGCCAGTGCTTGACATTCATGAATGCACGAATGTTGTACTGGATGCAGAAAATGGACTCTCTGAAAAGTAAgtcaaattaatattaaatatttagaccATGATGACACAATAAGCCAAATACAGTGAACCTAATTTGAAGAAATGTCTACCTCCTCTCCACCATTCTCTGGTACTCCACTCTCATCAGGAAGCCCCTGCACCTGGCCTGTGTGCGAGTGATGAGCTGTGCCAGCTTCTCATCCCTCATCTCTTCCAAGAGGCCTACCAGCCCAGCTTTGAAGAACACCTTAGGTAAGAACAAGAAAATAGGTGCAATATATGTGCTTGTTATTCAGTGTAGCCTGGTACCCTGTCCCCCATGGCAGATAATATGGGAAATTAAGAGAAAGTGCAAAAGCACAAAGATGTGTGTAGTGATAGACCCTCTTTTATATCTCCAAGCTTCTAGTTACCTGCAGTTGAGGAAGTATAATACCAGacattttgcctttgtttttattaactctTTCATTCTACAACTTTGTCTTAAATTAGGAACCCTTAATTAAGCCTTAATTAAATCATCCTATGGcaatgaatttcagttttattcaaGTCTTGAGTCAATAAGTACTTagttgatttcttttaaatacactATTTGATCATTTCACATACTATCTGGAGAATCTGAGTATCATTCTCAAGCCatgcaaaccaaaaccacacagtACATGAAACAAACAGTTCTTGTACCTTGGTGTGACCGAATTTGTATTGAGTGTGGTCTATATCAATTGATCCAAGAAGTTTCTCACAAGCCTTCTTGCTGTCAATGAACTGTCCCTCTGGGATAGCACTTGCATTTAATACTTTGTATCTGGAGGAGGAAACAGAAGGACTCCCATTGGACTAgatcttaagagtcttttccaacctaaatgattctatgattctatgaatatgaAGAGGTCTGTTGTTGAGACCAATTGGCTGGTACACTGCAAGAAAGAGTCTAAGAACTGTTGAGAACATAACAGTATGCTAAACATAAACTTTAGAGAAGGCTTTAGACACAAGAGGTGAAACTTAAATTTCACAAGTTACTCAAGATGGACAAAATGATCCAGTAAGGGGAAAAAGTCTGACCTCTGTTTAAAATCTGCATACAGGACTCTGTTGGGAAATCCTTTCCTGCAAATTCTGATCCCTTCCAGCACACCGTTACACCGCAGCTGGTGAAGCACCAGTTCATGCTCCATGGCACCTAGCAATTCAGAGCACAAATATATGCTATATTCTGTAATACAGAGGGGAAGAGCTGCACCATACTGAAAACCTTCTATATGTGAGTCTCTTACCaggtgtttttgtttcatttgggatGATGCAGCGTACAAAATGGGGGTGGGTGCTTCGCAGATTGGTCATCAGCTTGTTTAAATTCTCCTGGGAGAGTCATTAACAAAAGTTTATATTAGCAAATGTAATTTGCTATAAGCATCAAGCCCTCTGAAATGAGATAATGAGATATCAGACAAAAATTAGCTTGCAGAATCCTGACCTGAAGCCCTCTGCACTAGTTTCTCTGACTTTCTACAGATCTTTGCTGTTATTAACTTAATGTAGAAAGTTCTTCTAATTAATCTGTAGGAAATATCGTACTCTTAGACATACAATTTTAATACCTTTCACTGACTCTAGTGGAATGCCTTCATTAGAAATTATATCCATCTTCCATTTGATGTACCCAGAGAGATAAACTGGTACCTCTATGAGGCAGTTTGAAGCATACTACAGTAGGCATTTAAGATGGGTCATATGGAGCACATTACATAGAACCTTCCTGTTTTCCccactgaaagcaaaaggaacaaaaatgacAAGCTGAGTTTTATATGTCTAGATTACATGTTTATCTTGTAAGGTAAGATGAGAAtaaggtgagatgaatcccagaTTTGTTTTGTAAGTAATATATGTatacttatttataaataattattgcCTATAATTAGTTGAGGGAAGTAGGTGCCTCCAGAGGACATCTCAGATCATGTAAATTAAGCAGCCAAAACATTAAGATGTCTAAACACTAACATGTCTAAACAAGAGGGATAGTGGAAGAAAGTTTGAAATCATAACAGAAATGCAACCCAAATGCATCAAATAATATTTCTCCTATAACATCACCTCTTAAAGTCTTATGACCTTGAAACATAGGCTTATTGCATTATTTTTGAATGATACATGCTGGCAATAATTTCCCACTTGCAAAGCCAAGGCACTACAgctatgattatttttcttgggGCATATGCACACATGCCCATGTCCTGTTTCAGAGCACTGGCTAGAGGCTGTCAGGTGATCAAGAATCATATGACAGCAGATCTCTAGAAGAAATTAGGCTATATCAAGAAGGGAGTCCTAAAAGAAGGATGAATATGTTAATAAGGATTAACATATCAGGAGAGACTCAGTATTTCAGGAGAGACTACGTATTTCACCTGGCAGAAGTGTATGGAGCAGTCAGGCAGCAAGACTTTGTTATGACAAAGAACTGTCAAGTATCTGATATCTTAAAAATCCATAACCCAAGGAGTGGTGGTACTTCAACTATAAGAGATTGATCCTTGAATCATGGAGAAAAACTAGAGATATAAATGGAGCATCCTCCAGACCAGTGGGCAGAATGTTGTTAAAGGGCAATAAAAGGTTCCGAAGCCAGAAGTGGGCATCTGAAGGAAATCTGGtatattttaggaatattttagAAGCTTTCTGTATGACGTTATTCCATCTGGAAATGTCATCCTGGGGCAAGTGGACAAAAAGCAAAGTTGTGCATTCAGTGGAACGGAGCATAGATTACAGTGGATTTATTCCTAGCAAAATATGGCCCAAGAACTTCAGGGTCTTTTAACACAACTAAGCCAAAAAAAGACTAGCCATTTTACATGGTGGCTTTACTCCTCATCTTAGGAAGAAATAGTGAACTCTCTACTGTACCCGGAAAAGAGCTGAGACAGTCTGGAAGGAAGAACCCTTCTTCTTGCCACCTTTCTTGCCAGCACTAGCCTCTgcaaaattgaaaataaataaaagaggttttagatttttgcttttgccttttataATTCCTTTTTATAAGCTGTACATCAGTGAAAATATGGGATTCATAGAACCA contains these protein-coding regions:
- the LOC142417860 gene encoding myosin-1B-like isoform X2, producing MASGDAEMAVFGEAAPYLRKSEKERIAAQNKPFDAKTSVFVAHPKESFVKGTIQSKESGKVTVKSEAGETLTVKEDQVFPMNPPKYDKIEDMAMMTHLHEPAVLYNLKERYAAWMIYTYSGLFCVTVNPYKWLPVYNPEVVLAYRGKKRQEAPPHIFSISDNAYQFMLTDRENQSILITGESGAGKTVNTKRVIQYFATIAASGEKKKEEQQSGKMQGTLEDQIISANPLLEAFGNAKTVRNDNSSRFGKFIRIHFGATGKLASADIETYLLEKSRVTFQLKAERSYHIFYQVTSNKKPELIEMLLITTNPYDYPFVSQGEISVPSIDDKEELMATDSAIDILGFTAEEKTAIYKLTGAVMHYGNLKFKQKPREEQAEPDGTEVADKAAYLMGLNSADMLKALCYPRVKVGNEYVTKGQTAQQVHNAVGALAKAVYERMFLWMVVRINQQLDTKQPRQYFIGVLDIAGFEIFDFNSFEQLCINFTNEKLQQFFNHHMFVLEQEEYKKEGIEWTFIDFGMDLAACIELIEKPMGIFSILEEECMFPKATDTSFKNKLYDQHLGKSANFQKPKPTKGKVEAHFSLIHYAGTVDYNITGWLEKNKDPLNETVIGLYQKSSLKTLALLFANYGGAEAEASAGKKGGKKKGSSFQTVSALFRENLNKLMTNLRSTHPHFVRCIIPNETKTPGAMEHELVLHQLRCNGVLEGIRICRKGFPNRVLYADFKQRYKVLNASAIPEGQFIDSKKACEKLLGSIDIDHTQYKFGHTKVFFKAGLVGLLEEMRDEKLAQLITRTQARCRGFLMRVEYQRMVERRESIFCIQYNIRAFMNVKHWPWMKLFFKIKPLLKSAESEKEMANMKQEFEKTKEELAKSEAKRKELEEKMVKLMQEKNDLQLQVQAEADALADAEERCDQLIKTKIQLEAKVKEVTERAEDEEEINAELTAKKRKLEDECSELKKDIDDLELTLAKVEKEKHATENKVKNLTEEMAALDETIVKLTKEKKALQEAHQQTLDDLQAEEDKVNTLTKAKTKLEQQVDDLEGSLEQEKKLRMDLERAKRKLEGDLKLAHDSIMDLENDKQQLDEKLKKKDFEISQIQSKIEDEQLLGIQLQKKIKELQARIEELEEEIEAERTSRAKAEKHRADLSRELEEISERLEEAGGATTAQIEMNKKREAEFQKMRRDLEEATLQHEATAATLRKKHADSTAELGEQIDNLQRVKQKLEKEKSELKMEIDDLASNMETVSKAKANLEKMCRTLEDQLSEFKTKEEQNQRMISDLSAQRARLQTESGEYARQVEEKDALISQLSRGKQAFTQQIEELKRQLEEEIKAKNALAHGLQSARHDCDLLREQYEEEQEAKGELQRALSKANSEVAQWRTKYETDAIQRTEELEEAKKKLAQRLQEAEEHVEAVNAKCASLEKTKQRLQNEVEDLMIDVERSNAACAALDKKQKNFDKILAEWKQKYEETQAELEASQKESRSLSTELFKMKNAYEESLDQLETLKRENKNLQQEISDLTEQIAEGGKAIHELEKIKKQIEQEKSEIQAALEEAEVHAHNPWCLH